Sequence from the Molothrus aeneus isolate 106 chromosome 15, BPBGC_Maene_1.0, whole genome shotgun sequence genome:
GTCCCTCCCAGCCACAGCCCTCAAacccaggggcagggcagctccacctTCTCTCTGGAAGGGCTCCCAGAGCGTGGCCTGGAGGGCAGAAGCACAGAGTCCCTGATTTTCTGAGTGTGGCAGGTTCTGGTAATGGCTCTTGTCTGCTGCCTGTTTGTAGCGTGGCAGAGATCTCTGTCCCTCCCCATTTCCTACTCCACATATGCTCTGCTGGGCATATCCAAGTAGCTGCCCCATCTGTAGTcatgtttatttgttttagagGATTCAACTGGCATTAATTTACAAAAATGAGGAAGGGTTGCCATCTACAATTATTAATTAGCATGCACATCTGCCTAGAAGGTGTTTCCATAAGCCTGTCTGAAGTactttattgttgttgttttttttcatttgaggaGGATCAATGCTAATTTTTGGTGTTTACCAGCAATCATAGATGACTTGCAGTTAAAAAGCCATCAGCTCTGTCACATTTTTCAGTGAACAGAATCCCTTTCCAGATGGCCCTTCATTTGGATAATGGACAGCCTAAGGGGATAAAAATGTCACCTGTTGTAGCTAGTcaacaatattaataaaaacagaagaatAGACCATTCATAAAATGGGAAACAGCCCAAGAATAATTTGTGAATTATATAGTGAATATTTTTGGTAGCAATCTTGCTTTAAGAATTCCTAGGCATTCTCAAATCTGgatatttttgcctttgtgCTGTTACCTTGCAGATTAATCATGAGCTAATCTAATTTTTCTTACTGtgttttctgataaaaaaaccccataatatATGAGTGATTACATTGTGATTATGATTGTGAAAAATTCCTGATTACAAGGAGACCAATAACAGATTTCTTGGCTTGTCTCACACCAAATAATTTGGAAATGTTCTTTAGGTTTAACAGAATATTCAGATTGATTTAAAATGCTGGAATTTATtgggttttgggcttttttggatgctgttttttttttgtttggttggggttttttttattattttggtcATCTTACACTTTAAAAGTCACAAATTAAAAAGTGATATAGCAAATACTTacattaaaagtaaaatttacatttgaaaaaaatacagcaacacCAAAATTTTGAAGTCTCTTATTTAAgtagtatttttaaagaaaattcagagCATCTCCCTCCCCATCTGGAAAAATCTAATGATTTTCTGAAGCGCCTAGGAGTGGCTCAGTGTGCCTTTTTGCCAAAAAACCTTTTATGTGAAGATTTTTGCCCAGCAATTTTGCTAATCACGGCCACCTTGTATACAGCAGTTCTAATTGTGAACGCTAATAACATACTTTTCAGAGTTTTCTGATAGTTTGAGATGAATGAAATAGATAAAAACCCAAGACAGGAAATCAGATATCCATGTGACCAATGCAGCCAGAGGCGTCTGTTAcatcctgctctgggaatctGTGAGATCTTGCCACACAGGGTCCACTGGAGGACAAGGTTTATCTGCTGGAGCATGAGGTTTATCTGTGGGAGGATGAGGTTTATCTGTGGCAGGACAAGGTTTATCTGCTGGAGGACAATGCAGATCTGCTGGAGGACAAGGTCTATCTGTGGGAGGATGAGATTTATCTGTGGGAGGATGAGGTCTATCTGTGGGAGGATGAGGTCTATCTGTGGGAGGATGAGGTTTATCTGTGAGAGGATGAGGTTTATCTGCTGGAGGATGAGGTCTATCTGTGGGAGGATGAGGTTTATCTGCTGGAGGATGAGGTCTATCTGTGGGAGGATGAGGTTTATCTGCTGGAGGATGAGGTCTATCTGTGGGAGGATGAGGTTTATCTGTGGGAGGATGAGGTCTATCTGTGGGAGGATGAGGTCTATCTGCTGGAGGATGAGGTTTATCTGTGGGAGGATGAGGTCTGTCTGTGGGAGGATGAGGTCTGTCTGTGGGAGGATGAGGTTTATCTGCTGGAGGATGAGGTTTATCTATGGGAGACCAAGGTTTTTCCTCAGGAGGATGAGGTTTATCTGCTGGAGGACACTGCATCTCCTCATTGCTGATTTAAAGAGGCTGGAGATGAAGACCTCCTGAATCGAGCATCCACCCTGGCAAGGAGGAGTGAGGATTTCTGAGTTCTCTGTCCACTTGCAGCACATTTTCCACCCATTCTTCTTCTCACTCACTCTTTTATGCTTCACGTGAAAGCAAGAATTTATTCATAATCTGTCTCTTCTTTAGAGCTTGAAGGCACTCATTCATGATCACTATTTGATCATGAGGGGGCCAAAAGAAAGTCATGTTTGTCATTTTTTCTTAATCTCACAAACAGGTGATGTGAATACAGGAGAATAATTAGGTGATTGTCTTGAAAAATTCTCACCTTGAAGGAATATTCCAGAGCAAATAAAGGGATCTGTCCTCTAcagttttatatatttataatctCAGAAATTAAGGTGATGGTTCGTTGTCTTCTCATTCAGAGACCTCAGATTACTCTGCATGAGGGTCAGTTTTTCCCATCTCTTTAGCAATTCATTCAGATCAGGCATAACATTTTGCACTAAGGTACCTGACTAATTGCACAATAGGAGGGAAACCCccaattttctttaataataaCACTAATTTCCATTGTATATCGTTCAGGAGAGAAAAACCAGATGTCAGTGAGATGCTCTTCCCTTATGACTTCAAGTCAATAGATCTTGAGTGCATAACAGACGTCATTGGAAACAGAGTTT
This genomic interval carries:
- the LOC136563204 gene encoding splicing factor 3A subunit 2-like; the protein is MQCPPADKPHPPEEKPWSPIDKPHPPADKPHPPTDRPHPPTDRPHPPTDKPHPPADRPHPPTDRPHPPTDKPHPPTDRPHPPADKPHPPTDRPHPPADKPHPPTDRPHPPADKPHPLTDKPHPPTDRPHPPTDRPHPPTDKSHPPTDRPCPPADLHCPPADKPCPATDKPHPPTDKPHAPADKPCPPVDPVWQDLTDSQSRM